TTAACTAAAGATCAAATTAATAAGAGGATAAAAGATAGAATAGAAGGAGAACTAAGATTCTATGATGGAGAAACTCATGCAATGATATTTAATATGCCAAAAGATATAAGACAATACCTAGCTAATGAAAAGAGAGTATCAACTGAAGAGAACCCGATATATGTCCCAGCTTGATTTTTAAGTCCTAATTTCTAATTTTATAGTTGCCGGGATGCCCGAGCGGACCTAAGGGGGTAGGCTCGAGACCATTTCCAGCTAAAAAGCGAGCGACCTACTGTCCGAAAGGACACGCGGGTTCGAATCCCGCTCCCGGCGTATTGCGGGGATGCCCGAGCTAGGACGAAGGGGGTAGGCTCAGGCCCTACTGGTGTAGGCCTTCGCGGGTTCGAATCCCGCTCCCCGCATCTCCTGTGATTTTCAAGTTAATGATTGAAACTCTTAGCAATATTGTTATAAAGGAAATATTGAAGTGCAAAGTAATAATTAATTTGATTTTTATTTATTAATATAGAATAAGGGTATAGTATATGATTTAATTATCTCTTTCATCCTAGCCTAATAAAATGAAAAGTTTAATACTTGATAGTATTAACGCATGCGGGGGGTGGGATTCGGACCCACGCAGGCCTACGCCAGCGGATATCTTATCTGGCGGGTGGCATCTTAAGTCCGCCCCCTTTGACCATGCTCGGGCACCCCCGCACGTGAATAGAAATTAGAATGTACTACTTAAATGTTTTTCCATAGTCTTTATAGAGGGTATCTAAGAAACTTATTACCATATTGTTTTCTAAGTCTTTTTGTATAGAATAATGTAATTGAAAATAGGCCAGTCATGATTCTTTTAATTTGCCTTCTTAGAAAGATGAAGGTCCTTACAATCTCGACCAAAAATTTAATTACAGGAATGTTTATGCTATTTTGGGTAAGATTATGGTATCACATTCAAAAGGCAATAGGACTAGGTCAAGGAATCTTTTAAGGAAATCTCCCAGAGAGAGAGGAGCTATTCCGTCTTTAAGTTTGTTAATGTACGACTATAAGCCAGGAGATAAAGTTATCATTAAGATAAATTCTGCAATCCATAACGGAATGCCTCATAGAAGATTTCATGGTAGAGTTGCGGAAGTCGTAGGTAAAAGAGGTAGAGCTTACGAGTTAAAACTTCATATTGGCAATAAGGAAAAACTAATAATTGTAAGGCCAGAGCATCTTAGGTTATTTAAGCAGTGAGGTAGATTGTCTTCAGTTATTGTAGAGGATGAACATTATATTCCTTATTCCGTAGCTAGGAAATATGTATACGAGCTAATTAAAAATGGTAACAATTCAAGTATTCTTCAAAGAACATATGAGTATCTTAATGCCATAAATAAATGCGGGGAAGAAGACGCCATAAAACTTATGGGCGAGTTATCTCAGTTTGTAGAAAAAGAGGAAATCCGAGCTGTTATAGCAAGTATATGCCCAAGTACAATAGACGAGGTTAGAAGCATTTTAGCTTTAGATAGTAAAAATTACAGCCAGGAAATTCTAGAAAAAATTGTAGAGCTTGTTAAGAAGTATCTTCAAAAAGGTTGATATTTTTTATTAAGCTAAGCGTAATTGATTATAGTGGAATGATGGCAGAGAATAGGAGACCGTATGAAAGGAAAAATGAAAGGAGAGTTGAAAGGAGAGAGAAGTTTGCGTATGTTCTAGATTATTTGAGGGAAGGTAATCCCTTAGATAAGCATAAAATTCACAAGAATAGACCTTTTGCTCAGTTACTTGGGGCAGATTATTTCATGTTGATGGAAGCCTCTACAAGTAGGGAATTACAACTTGAAGAGGAGATTGATTTAGAAGATCCCTCTTTTGGTGTTAAGGTAGATTTCATAATTTCTTATGATGATTTAACTTCAGTGGCTAAGGATACTTTAATTAGAGTTATTAAAAAAATAATTGGTGAGAAAGAAAAATTGTTTGTAGAATTCTTTAATAAATCGGAGCCATTAACTCTTAAGCTCCACGCTTTAGAGCTCTTACCGGGTATTGGTAAAAAGACTTTAAGGGAAATTTTAGAAGAAAGGAAAAAGAAGCCTTTCGAATCGTTTAAAGATATAGAAGATAGGACTGGTATAAAAAACATAGTCGACATAATAACTGAGAGAATAATTATTGAAATAGAGAGGAAGGATAAGTATTATTTATTTGCTTATCCTATAGATCATAGAAAACCTCAAGCTGGACAACAAGAAATTATTTATGTAGGATATTTGGAGAAGTTAAAATGAGACTTTCACAAAATTTTTTAATTAATACCTTTTTTATTTCCAAATTTTCATCTTATATTGAGAAAAATATAAAGCCAATAATTGAAGTTGGTTGCGGAAAAGGTAGTATTTCTAAATTCATTAATCCTGATTTATGCGTAGAGATCGATGAGAATCTTATTAAATATATTAAGGATTATAACCTTATTATATCAGATGCTAGATTCTTACCTATAAGAAGAGGTCAAATAGTCTCTTCATTACCTTACTCTATTACTGAAGATTTTTTCCTAGAAGTAAGTAAATTGGACGAAATACAGTATTTAGCATTAATTTTACAAAAGGATTTTATAGATAAAATTTTAAATTATGCTACTTATATATCCTTTATACTAAATTATATTTTTGATATTTGGGCGCACGAGACTGTTCCACCTTCAGCTTTTGACCCTAGACCTAAAGTTTACTCCATTATAGTGACATTTAAGAGGAAAAGAAAATATAATGCAAGAATAGACGAGTATTTGAAATGTGTTAGTAGATTTAGAAATAAGAGGTTAAAAAATGTAGGAGAATATTGTGGATTTATTTCTAGGAGTGAAAAAAGAGTGAGGGAGTTTAAACCTTGTCAAGTTATAGAATTATTGAATTTAATGGGATTAAACTATGCTTAAACGAGGAAGTTTACGAACCTGCAGAAGATACGGAATTGTTACTTTCTATTCTTAAAATTAAAAAAGGAGAGAACATCATAGAAGTAGGATCTGGAACTGGTATTCTTAGTATTATTTCAGCTAAGATGGGAGGAAAAGTATATTCCGTAGATATTAATCCTTTTGCAACTTTATCAACTTTGTGTAGTTCTAAACTTAACAGCGTAGACATAAACGTTATTAATTGTGATATGCTAACATGTTTTAGAAATAAAATATTCGACGTAGGTATATTCAATCCCCCTTATTTGCCCTTTGAGGAATATGATGATTGGGTAAAATATAGTTGGTCTGGGGGCAAATCTGGGTCAGATGTTTTAATCAGATTTCTTAACACTATCACAGCTAGAAGGTTGTATATATTATATTCTTCTTTATCAGACGAAGATAAAATTATGGAAGTTTTAGGAAAAAGGAAGATGAAAATTAATAGGAAAATGGAAAAAACTTTTGGTTTTGAAAGGCTTATAGCATTAGAGCTTGATGCTAAGGTTAGTATTAGTTGAGCCTGAAGGAGAGTATAATGTAGGTTTCATAGCTAGGTTGTGTAAAAATTTTGAAGTCAATGAACTATTTATTGTAAGGCCAAAATGTAATATTAACTCGGCTATAAAATTTTCCGCTAGAGGAGAAGATATTTTACGTAGTGCTAAGATTGTAGACACATACGAGGAGGCATTACAAGGTACAGGCATAAAAATTGCTACTTCTAGTATTGCTAATAATAAAGGGGATATTTTGCGAAAAGCTATATTTCCCTGGGAATTATCAAGTATAATGAAATCCGAAAGAGTAGCACTAATTTTTGGTAGAGAAAGTGTAGGACTGACAAGGGAAGAGATTAGCAAAGCTGATTTTCTTCTTTTTATACCTGCTAACCCTGCATATCCTACTCTTAATCTATCTCATGCAGTAGGCATTGTGTTATATGAAATTTGGAAAGCGAAGCATGAAATTAAGCCTAAAATGACTAAAGAATCTATAGATCTTCTAGATAAATACTCCAAAATTCTCTACGGATTGATTAGAAAAAGTGACGAAGATTACGCATTATATATCGCGTTAAAAAGAGCCTTAATTAAGGGAATAAATGATGAGGAAGAAGCCAGAACTGTAATAAAATTTCTTAGGAAGCTTTATACAAAATTTTTGCATGAGGATAAAGAATGATCTTATATACCCAAATAATACATGATTCTATAAATGTCGTCGAAATCCACAAGTGCAATTAGAGATAAATGGAAGTTAAAAAAATGGTATACTATATTAGCTCCTAAAGTATTTGGAGAGGTAGTATTAGGGTCAACGCCGGCTTTTGATGTTTCTTATACTATAGGTAGAAAAGTAGAAACTACGCTTTATGACTTAACAGGAGACTTTAGCATGGTTTATGTTCATCTGTATTTTAAGGTATTATCGCATGACGGTGATAAGTTAATAACTAGCTTTTATGGGCATGAATTATCCAGAGATTATGTAAGATCTTTAGTTAGGAGGAAGAGCTCTAAGGTTAATGAGATTGCAGACGTAATAACTAAGGACGGTTATTCATTACGTGTGAAAGGTCTTGCATTAACTACATATAGAGTACATAGAGAACAGAGGACTGCAATAAGAAAGATTATTGAAGATTTAATAAAGAAGGATGCAGAAGAGCGTACATTTGATGAATTTATTCAAGACATGGTATTTGGAAAGTTAGCTAATGATATATTCAACGAAGCTAAGAAGATAGCTCCTTTAAGGAAAGTTGAAATAGAGAAATCAAAGCTACTTAAGGTTCCTTCTCAGGAGGTCACAATTGCAAGTAATAATCCTAGCAGCGGGTAAAGGAGAAAGATTAGAACCTATTACTCATACGAGACCCAAGCCTTTTATTCCACTTTTAGGCTCTACGTTAATTGAAAATACAATTACTTTTATTAAAAAAAAGGCGGATAGTGAAATTTTAGTAGTTGTTCCATCAGAATATCCTAAAGAATATGAAGAGTTTTATTCTCGACTTAAAGGTGTTAAATTAGTTAAGCAAAAAAATGATTATGGTACAGCATCTGCACTATTAAGCGTAAGAAGCGAGATTAAAGATGATGAAATTCTTTTAATATACGGAGATATTCTTGTTAATACCGAAGCAATAGGAAGAATTTATTCAGCAAAGTGTAATGCCATTCTAGGAGTAAAAGTAAATAATCCACAAGAATTCGGTGTGTTAAATATTTCCGAGACTGGGTATTTAAAAAACATAATAGAGAAGCCTCAAAATCCCCCGTCTAATCTAATAAATGGAGGAATTTATAAATTAAATATTAAGATATTTGATTATTTAGATAAAATTCCTAAGTCTGTTAGAGGAGAGTATGAGCTACCAGATGCCATAAATTTATTTTCTCATGAAAATAGGGTGGAAATAGTAAAATATGATGGGTTATGGATGGATGTAGGTAAACCTTGGGAGATAATTGATGCTAACAAGGTTGTATTGGACTTAGAACAACCAAGAATTAATGGTGAAGTAGAGGAAGGAGTAATAATTAAAGGTAAAGCCATAATTGAAGAAGGTGCAAAAGTTCTTCATGGGACCTATATTGAAGGCCCTGTTTTTATAGGTAAAAATTCGATAGTAGGGCCTAACAGTTACTTAAGGCCTTATACGGTATTATGTGGAGATAATAGGGTAGGAGCATCAGTGGAAATAAAGGAGTCAGTAATAATGGAAAAAACTAAAGTTCCGCATTTAAGCTATGTAGGAGACAGTGTTATTTCTGAAGATGTTAATTTCGGTGCTGGTACTCTGGTAGCGAATTTACGTTTTGACGAATCAGAAGTTAAGGTTTATGTTAAAGGTGAGAGAGTATCTTCTGGAAGAAGAAAATTAGGGACTTTCGTAGGAGCTCATGTTAGAACTGGGATAAACGTGTCCATTTTACCAGGAGTTAAGATAGGGGCATATGCTAGAATTTATCCTAGCGCTGTTGTAAATAGAGACGTTAAAAAGGGAGAATTCTTTAAAGGTTAACCATGGGCTAGACTTGATACAATCTTTATTACATCTCTATCTTGTAATTGGTAATTTTCCCCTACTCTGATTTTCTTTCTAGCATCTATAGCATATAAAAATCCTTTAGCTAAATCACTATGTATTGCAGCTGCTAATTCCTTCGGTGTAGATCCTTTTTTAATTAAAATGGCATCTGGTAATACATTACCATTTCTATCTGTTAGTTTTCTTTCGTCTTCAACAGGAAAGACTGTAATCATATTTAAAGCTCCAAATACAGCCTCATTTATAGCTTGCTGAACTCCGGTATTTCCATATACATCCAAGACGTTAGTTTTTATATAATCTAATGCCTTGCGTTGTTTCTCTGGTAGGCCGATAGATTTTATTTTGAACTCCTTTTCTCCCGGAATGTAATCTATTAAACCATTTTTTGCAGCTTTTCTTAATGCTAATTCGGCCTCTGCACTGGTCGGAACAATGAATTTGTATTTCTCCTTTAATCTATCTATATTTTTCCTAGCTACTTGAATATCATCTTTATTTGCTGCTATAATGATAGGTTTTGAGACTTGTCTTAAAGTGATTCCGAACTTTCTTATATCTTCTTCGTTCCATTGCATGAATTTTATATTTTCTAACTTGCTCTCTTTTAAACTTTGAATTATCTCTTCTCTATTTACAGATAGGCCAGATAGCTTACCAAGTAAAGCATCTATTTGATCTTTATTTCCTAAATCGCTTATTCTTGCAAATTTTTCCCAATCTTTCTTTATAATCGAGATAAACCACTCATTTATTTCGTCCTCAACAAATTTTATGTCTTCTTCCGGGTCTCTACTACCTGATTCTACTGTTACTCCTTCTTCGTTGGTAGAACCGCTAGCGTCTATTACGTGAATTAAAACGTCGGCTTTTCTTAAGTCGTCTAAAAATTTATTTCCTAATCCTCTTCCCTCATGGGCTCCAGGTATTAATCCTGCTACGTCCACTAGTTTTATTGGGATAAATCTATAATCTTCTATACAAATTGAGTTCTTAGGGTTACATTTAACTTTAAACTCATTATGTACACATAAGGTTTTAACGTATGCCATTCCTACATTTGGTTCTATGGTAACGAAAGGTCGATTAGCTATTTCTACATCTACTAATGTAGCTGCAGAGAAGAAAGTACTTTTGCCAACATTTGTCTTTCCTATAAGTCCTACTGTAATCATGAATTTCCTCCTAATTAAGATAGACATCACTCTTTTTAATTAGTTATTCTATTTTGAAGAGGAGAAGATAATGGCATTATCCATGTATCATTATTTGGCAAAAACCTGGCAAGACGAGGATTGGAAGAAAGAAGTGTTAAGGAAGAGAATGGTAGAATGGAGAAATGAGGAAAATACTGTAGTGAGAATAGATAAGCCTAGTAGGTTAGATAGAGCAAGAGCCATTGGCTATAAGGCGAAGCAAGGTTTTGTGGTTGTTAGGGCGAGAGTTAAGAAAGGCGGGCTAAATAAACTTAGGCCTAATAAAGGTAGAAGACAGAAAAGAATGGGCGTGTACGGATTCTCACCTTCAAAGGGTTATATGTGGATAGCTGAGGAGAAGGCCGCTAAGAGATATCCAAATTTAGAAGTATTAGGAAGTTATTTTGTAGGAGATGATGGTCTTTATAAATACTATGAGATAATACTAGTAGATCCAGCACATCCAGTTATAAAGAGTGATCCGAGCTTAAAGTGGTTACAAGACCCTGCTAATAGAGGAAGAGTATTCAGAGGATTAACTGTAGCAGGCAAGAAGGCCAGAGGATTGTTAAAGAGTAGAGGGTTGAAGTACACTATAAGGCACAAGTTCGTGAAGAAGCAAAAAGAGAGAGAAGCTAAGAAGAGACACGAGGCCAATAAGTATTATAGACTACAAAATTATGATAAAATACCTGGTAAGGAATGAAAGTTACTAGTGTTTCTTTTCAAATATTTTCGCATGAAACAGAGGATATCAATAAAATTAAAAACGCTTTGAATTCTTTTCTTCAAGATTTTTTAAAGTATGCTAATATCTCGGAGAGTTCTACTGAAGGTCATTACGGAGATAAAATTATTTTAATAAAATATGATTTTCAAGGTAAAATCTCAGAAAAAATTGTAGATTATTTGTTTTCCAAATTAGATAAGGCAGATCTACTTTACTTAGTTTCAACAATAGATTCTAGACTTGATAAGAGTAAGATACATATAAGGATTGATAAGCAAAAGTTCATAGCCGAAGGCAAGCTTTATCTTAGAGACGGCGATGATATTATAAAGATAATAATAAGTTCTGCAGGAGGTTCGAAAAGAGTAAAGGAGGAATTGAATAAAATTGCCAATAGAGCCATGCATACTCAATTACAAGGTTAAACATTTCCTAAAAAGAGCAGGATATGATAACGCGTTCATAGAAGGTAAACCTGTTGATAATGCAGACATCTCTAGAGTTACTATAATTTCGAGAGATAAAGATTCTCTTTTCAATAATATTAAACTTTATAAGAAAAGCAAATTAATATTTTGTAAGCCCATGACAGAAGAAATTTTAAGAATATGTATAACATATAATAAGGTCAACGCTATAACGGTAGATAATACAAATTTTCGTCTGTTTAGGAGGAAAGCAACACTTAACTTAATAAGGTTTCATGATAAGGTTGTGGAAGTCGTTTTACCTCATTCTTCATCATATGTTATATATAAATTCGTAATATGGGGATATAGATGGATTAGGAATATTTTATTTTCGTCATGTGCAAAAGATTTTAATGAGATTTGGAATCCTTTATCAAAAATTAATTACCTTATATTGCACGGTGCTGATTACGAAATGGCAACTTATTGGATTTTTAAATCTCCTCAGGTGCTTTTGAACAATGTACGCTCAAATTATAATTGATCTATTAATAATTATATGGTTAATAATTTTAACATATTTAGTTCTTAGAAAAGGGAATTTATATATTAATAAGATAAAAAATAAGAGAGATACTAAAGCTAAAAGATATGTAGTTTTTTACGTGGTTAATGAAGATCAAAAAATCAATGCTAAAGAGTTGGAAGATGCAGTAAGATTTGCAGTTAAAGAACTACTTGGAAGTATGTGGCTAGAAATTTCTAATCCGAGAGTTATTATATATTTAAGTGAAACTAATGAAGGGATAATTTCTACTAATAGAGCTGGATATAAAGTAGTTATAGCGTCTTTGCCTTTGGTTAGCACAATAGATGGCAAGAAGATACTGATAGTTCCTAAGAGAACTACAGGAAGTTTAAAAAAGGCTAAAAGATTAATTGGTATTAGATGATGAAGACTCAG
This genomic interval from Acidianus sp. HS-5 contains the following:
- the spn gene encoding bifunctional sugar-1-phosphate nucleotidylyltransferase/acetyltransferase, which gives rise to MQVIILAAGKGERLEPITHTRPKPFIPLLGSTLIENTITFIKKKADSEILVVVPSEYPKEYEEFYSRLKGVKLVKQKNDYGTASALLSVRSEIKDDEILLIYGDILVNTEAIGRIYSAKCNAILGVKVNNPQEFGVLNISETGYLKNIIEKPQNPPSNLINGGIYKLNIKIFDYLDKIPKSVRGEYELPDAINLFSHENRVEIVKYDGLWMDVGKPWEIIDANKVVLDLEQPRINGEVEEGVIIKGKAIIEEGAKVLHGTYIEGPVFIGKNSIVGPNSYLRPYTVLCGDNRVGASVEIKESVIMEKTKVPHLSYVGDSVISEDVNFGAGTLVANLRFDESEVKVYVKGERVSSGRRKLGTFVGAHVRTGINVSILPGVKIGAYARIYPSAVVNRDVKKGEFFKG
- a CDS encoding 50S ribosomal protein L15e; this encodes MALSMYHYLAKTWQDEDWKKEVLRKRMVEWRNEENTVVRIDKPSRLDRARAIGYKAKQGFVVVRARVKKGGLNKLRPNKGRRQKRMGVYGFSPSKGYMWIAEEKAAKRYPNLEVLGSYFVGDDGLYKYYEIILVDPAHPVIKSDPSLKWLQDPANRGRVFRGLTVAGKKARGLLKSRGLKYTIRHKFVKKQKEREAKKRHEANKYYRLQNYDKIPGKE
- a CDS encoding DUF655 domain-containing protein, whose product is MMAENRRPYERKNERRVERREKFAYVLDYLREGNPLDKHKIHKNRPFAQLLGADYFMLMEASTSRELQLEEEIDLEDPSFGVKVDFIISYDDLTSVAKDTLIRVIKKIIGEKEKLFVEFFNKSEPLTLKLHALELLPGIGKKTLREILEERKKKPFESFKDIEDRTGIKNIVDIITERIIIEIERKDKYYLFAYPIDHRKPQAGQQEIIYVGYLEKLK
- a CDS encoding HemK2/MTQ2 family protein methyltransferase, with the translated sequence MSSYRIIEFNGIKLCLNEEVYEPAEDTELLLSILKIKKGENIIEVGSGTGILSIISAKMGGKVYSVDINPFATLSTLCSSKLNSVDINVINCDMLTCFRNKIFDVGIFNPPYLPFEEYDDWVKYSWSGGKSGSDVLIRFLNTITARRLYILYSSLSDEDKIMEVLGKRKMKINRKMEKTFGFERLIALELDAKVSIS
- a CDS encoding Rpp14/Pop5 family protein encodes the protein MYAQIIIDLLIIIWLIILTYLVLRKGNLYINKIKNKRDTKAKRYVVFYVVNEDQKINAKELEDAVRFAVKELLGSMWLEISNPRVIIYLSETNEGIISTNRAGYKVVIASLPLVSTIDGKKILIVPKRTTGSLKKAKRLIGIR
- a CDS encoding 30S ribosomal protein S3ae; this translates as MSSKSTSAIRDKWKLKKWYTILAPKVFGEVVLGSTPAFDVSYTIGRKVETTLYDLTGDFSMVYVHLYFKVLSHDGDKLITSFYGHELSRDYVRSLVRRKSSKVNEIADVITKDGYSLRVKGLALTTYRVHREQRTAIRKIIEDLIKKDAEERTFDEFIQDMVFGKLANDIFNEAKKIAPLRKVEIEKSKLLKVPSQEVTIASNNPSSG
- the trmJ gene encoding tRNA (cytidine-2'-O-)-methyltransferase TrmJ gives rise to the protein MLRLVLVEPEGEYNVGFIARLCKNFEVNELFIVRPKCNINSAIKFSARGEDILRSAKIVDTYEEALQGTGIKIATSSIANNKGDILRKAIFPWELSSIMKSERVALIFGRESVGLTREEISKADFLLFIPANPAYPTLNLSHAVGIVLYEIWKAKHEIKPKMTKESIDLLDKYSKILYGLIRKSDEDYALYIALKRALIKGINDEEEARTVIKFLRKLYTKFLHEDKE
- a CDS encoding 50S ribosomal protein L21e, which translates into the protein MVSHSKGNRTRSRNLLRKSPRERGAIPSLSLLMYDYKPGDKVIIKINSAIHNGMPHRRFHGRVAEVVGKRGRAYELKLHIGNKEKLIIVRPEHLRLFKQ
- a CDS encoding RNase P subunit p30 translates to MPIEPCILNYKVKHFLKRAGYDNAFIEGKPVDNADISRVTIISRDKDSLFNNIKLYKKSKLIFCKPMTEEILRICITYNKVNAITVDNTNFRLFRRKATLNLIRFHDKVVEVVLPHSSSYVIYKFVIWGYRWIRNILFSSCAKDFNEIWNPLSKINYLILHGADYEMATYWIFKSPQVLLNNVRSNYN
- a CDS encoding DNA-directed RNA polymerase subunit F; translation: MSSVIVEDEHYIPYSVARKYVYELIKNGNNSSILQRTYEYLNAINKCGEEDAIKLMGELSQFVEKEEIRAVIASICPSTIDEVRSILALDSKNYSQEILEKIVELVKKYLQKG
- a CDS encoding 16S ribosomal RNA methyltransferase A, whose translation is MRLSQNFLINTFFISKFSSYIEKNIKPIIEVGCGKGSISKFINPDLCVEIDENLIKYIKDYNLIISDARFLPIRRGQIVSSLPYSITEDFFLEVSKLDEIQYLALILQKDFIDKILNYATYISFILNYIFDIWAHETVPPSAFDPRPKVYSIIVTFKRKRKYNARIDEYLKCVSRFRNKRLKNVGEYCGFISRSEKRVREFKPCQVIELLNLMGLNYA
- a CDS encoding redox-regulated ATPase YchF — protein: MITVGLIGKTNVGKSTFFSAATLVDVEIANRPFVTIEPNVGMAYVKTLCVHNEFKVKCNPKNSICIEDYRFIPIKLVDVAGLIPGAHEGRGLGNKFLDDLRKADVLIHVIDASGSTNEEGVTVESGSRDPEEDIKFVEDEINEWFISIIKKDWEKFARISDLGNKDQIDALLGKLSGLSVNREEIIQSLKESKLENIKFMQWNEEDIRKFGITLRQVSKPIIIAANKDDIQVARKNIDRLKEKYKFIVPTSAEAELALRKAAKNGLIDYIPGEKEFKIKSIGLPEKQRKALDYIKTNVLDVYGNTGVQQAINEAVFGALNMITVFPVEDERKLTDRNGNVLPDAILIKKGSTPKELAAAIHSDLAKGFLYAIDARKKIRVGENYQLQDRDVIKIVSSLAHG
- a CDS encoding RNA-binding domain-containing protein yields the protein MKVTSVSFQIFSHETEDINKIKNALNSFLQDFLKYANISESSTEGHYGDKIILIKYDFQGKISEKIVDYLFSKLDKADLLYLVSTIDSRLDKSKIHIRIDKQKFIAEGKLYLRDGDDIIKIIISSAGGSKRVKEELNKIANRAMHTQLQG